From the Halalkalicoccus sp. CGA53 genome, one window contains:
- a CDS encoding mandelate racemase/muconate lactonizing enzyme family protein yields the protein MEITDVETYTLRLPIGRTVGDSRLSITDVYWVVVELTTDDGSVGTGWMGSLGYGPDLLERFVDSQFADLLVGRDPWHTEAIRADLRLRTIYYGELGLSAWPRSAIDVALWDLKAQAAGRPLYEFTGGSDPRVRAYASNMDAHHDLETLRELLESQVEAGFTAFKTKVGNRPLVEEVDRLETVREAIGPDADLFVDANQAWTVDETITAVERLDSFDLAWVEEPISEFDVDGHRRVAEAIRPPLATGEMFYRPERFDSLIENGGLGVVQPDLVRGGGVTGQLDVARRAASSHLPFAPHFYYAISAHLVSAVPTGWIVEYIPEYDVAPVLETPPTVADGYVELPDAPGHGYAVDPDAREEFEVSFD from the coding sequence ATGGAGATCACGGACGTCGAGACGTACACGCTCAGGCTCCCGATCGGTCGAACCGTCGGCGACTCACGCCTCTCGATCACCGACGTCTACTGGGTCGTCGTCGAACTCACCACCGACGACGGCTCCGTCGGCACCGGCTGGATGGGATCGCTCGGCTACGGTCCGGACCTGCTCGAACGGTTCGTCGACTCCCAGTTCGCCGACCTCCTCGTCGGTCGGGACCCCTGGCACACCGAGGCGATTCGGGCGGACCTCAGGCTTCGGACGATCTACTACGGCGAACTCGGACTCTCCGCGTGGCCGCGTTCTGCGATCGACGTCGCCCTGTGGGACCTCAAGGCACAGGCGGCGGGACGACCGCTCTACGAGTTCACCGGCGGCTCCGACCCGCGCGTGCGTGCGTACGCTTCGAACATGGACGCCCACCACGACCTAGAAACCCTCCGCGAGCTCCTCGAGTCGCAGGTCGAGGCGGGGTTCACCGCCTTCAAGACCAAAGTGGGCAACAGGCCGCTCGTGGAGGAGGTCGACCGGCTCGAAACCGTCCGGGAGGCTATCGGGCCGGACGCCGACCTGTTCGTCGACGCGAACCAAGCGTGGACCGTCGACGAGACGATCACCGCCGTCGAACGGCTCGACTCGTTCGACCTCGCCTGGGTCGAAGAGCCGATATCGGAGTTCGACGTCGACGGCCACCGCCGTGTCGCCGAGGCCATTCGGCCGCCGCTCGCCACCGGGGAGATGTTCTACCGACCCGAACGGTTCGACTCTCTCATCGAGAACGGCGGTCTCGGCGTCGTCCAGCCCGACCTCGTCCGGGGCGGTGGCGTCACCGGCCAACTCGACGTCGCACGGCGGGCGGCGTCCTCACACCTCCCGTTCGCCCCGCACTTCTACTACGCGATCAGCGCCCACCTGGTGAGCGCCGTCCCGACCGGCTGGATCGTCGAGTACATCCCGGAGTACGACGTTGCCCCGGTGCTTGAGACCCCGCCGACGGTCGCCGACGGCTACGTCGAACTCCCCGACGCGCCGGGTCACGGCTACGCGGTCGACCCAGACGCACGTGAGGAGTTCGAGGTCTCGTTCGACTGA
- a CDS encoding VOC family protein, producing the protein MDTLDHVMIRVEDLDESLEWYQTHLDYEEKGRWEADTFTNVFLGPEDMHEDGAKLELTYNHDGRSYEMGDAWGHIAVRVPEGELEERYEELMDEGVEDYRDPESCGGRYAFVRDPDGHEIEIVKRDQGALWSLDHTMIRVEDADEALAWWTRKLGYAYTGKRWEADSFANYFMAPVGAAEEEMTVELTYNYDGRSYEMGDAWGHLAVRTDDLDEAWDDLMTRDAEDYRDPESCGDRYAFTKDQDGHEIEIVTRD; encoded by the coding sequence ATGGACACGTTAGATCACGTGATGATTCGGGTCGAGGACTTAGACGAGTCCCTTGAGTGGTACCAGACCCACCTCGACTACGAGGAGAAGGGCCGATGGGAGGCAGATACCTTCACCAACGTCTTCCTCGGTCCCGAGGACATGCACGAGGACGGCGCGAAACTCGAGCTCACGTATAACCACGACGGCCGTTCGTACGAGATGGGAGACGCCTGGGGACACATCGCGGTACGGGTGCCCGAGGGAGAACTGGAAGAGCGGTACGAAGAGCTGATGGATGAGGGCGTCGAGGACTACCGCGATCCGGAGTCCTGCGGTGGGCGCTACGCGTTCGTGAGGGACCCGGACGGCCACGAGATCGAGATCGTCAAGCGCGATCAGGGCGCGCTCTGGAGCCTCGATCACACGATGATCCGCGTCGAGGACGCCGACGAGGCGCTCGCGTGGTGGACCCGGAAGCTCGGCTACGCCTACACGGGAAAGCGCTGGGAGGCCGATTCGTTCGCGAACTACTTCATGGCACCCGTCGGTGCGGCAGAGGAGGAGATGACCGTCGAACTCACCTACAACTACGACGGCCGCTCCTACGAGATGGGCGACGCCTGGGGGCACCTGGCCGTTCGCACCGACGACCTCGACGAGGCGTGGGACGACCTCATGACGCGGGACGCGGAGGACTACCGCGATCCGGAGTCGTGTGGTGACCGCTACGCTTTCACGAAGGACCAGGACGGCCACGAGATCGAGATCGTCACGCGGGACTGA
- the gfo6 gene encoding D-xylose 1-dehydrogenase Gfo6: MSAPDPFSSFADRDWQTNDPGEPVRLAMVGLGWWVRDEAIPAVEAGEFCETSVVVSSSREKAERVRDETPTAEHAITYEEYHDGVAADGYDAVYICTPNATHLEYVETAAELGKDVLCEKPMEASVERATRMVEVCEDRGVTLMVAYRMQTEPAVRRARELIRDGFVGDPILVQGHMSDSLLDLIPDPDQWRLDPELSGGCSLIDIGIYPLNTTRFLLDAEPVSVQGRTVSVHDAFSEVDEHVTFQIAFTGDVSAIYSASHNAYGTSYLKVLGSEGEVTLEPVFFPWDDREVVLRRGATVDRITFEQVDQMEEEFDYFGHSLQSGTEPTPDGRHGLRDVRTIEAVYESAEEGRWRSVPADDRLT, translated from the coding sequence ATGTCCGCACCCGATCCGTTCTCCTCGTTCGCCGACCGGGACTGGCAGACGAACGATCCCGGCGAGCCCGTCCGACTCGCCATGGTCGGCCTCGGCTGGTGGGTTCGTGACGAGGCGATCCCGGCCGTCGAGGCGGGCGAGTTCTGCGAGACGAGCGTCGTCGTCAGTAGCTCGCGAGAGAAGGCCGAGCGGGTGAGAGATGAGACGCCGACGGCCGAGCACGCGATCACCTACGAGGAGTACCACGACGGCGTCGCTGCCGACGGCTACGACGCCGTCTACATCTGTACCCCGAACGCGACCCACCTCGAGTACGTCGAGACGGCGGCAGAACTCGGTAAGGACGTCCTCTGCGAGAAACCGATGGAGGCGTCGGTCGAGCGTGCCACTCGAATGGTCGAGGTCTGTGAGGATCGAGGTGTAACGCTGATGGTCGCCTACCGGATGCAGACCGAACCCGCCGTCCGCCGTGCGCGAGAGCTGATCCGAGACGGTTTCGTCGGCGACCCGATCCTCGTCCAGGGGCACATGTCGGACTCGCTGCTCGATCTGATCCCCGATCCGGACCAGTGGCGCCTCGACCCGGAGCTCTCGGGCGGCTGTTCGCTGATCGACATCGGCATCTACCCCCTCAACACGACCCGGTTCCTGCTCGACGCGGAGCCGGTCTCGGTCCAGGGGAGGACCGTCTCCGTTCACGACGCCTTCTCCGAGGTCGACGAGCACGTCACGTTCCAGATCGCCTTCACCGGCGACGTCTCGGCGATCTACTCGGCGAGCCACAACGCCTACGGTACGAGCTATCTCAAGGTGCTCGGCTCCGAGGGCGAGGTCACGCTCGAACCGGTCTTCTTCCCGTGGGACGACCGCGAGGTGGTGCTACGTCGGGGTGCAACCGTCGACCGGATCACGTTCGAGCAGGTCGACCAGATGGAAGAGGAGTTCGACTACTTCGGCCACAGTCTGCAGAGCGGGACGGAGCCTACCCCCGACGGCCGACACGGGCTTCGGGACGTGCGAACGATCGAGGCGGTCTACGAGTCGGCCGAGGAGGGACGCTGGCGGTCGGTCCCCGCCGACGACCGACTCACCTGA
- a CDS encoding DUF7529 family protein: MVPNDPDEAAVMAGSYWEELREDVVATLEEYQEAGYEATLFHPGVTTVLASEYGDDLPGLAVLLPQGEVEEVESLIDPGGFDGAEIYASRVGSLVLLGLFFSIEEPARVIGFQSYYLPNEAEGMLEEAREAGHLSVLLHSQYDDEVLIECADPDLFVPEALR, encoded by the coding sequence ATGGTTCCGAACGACCCGGACGAGGCGGCGGTCATGGCGGGCTCGTACTGGGAGGAGCTCAGAGAGGACGTCGTCGCGACGCTCGAGGAGTACCAGGAGGCAGGCTACGAGGCGACGCTGTTCCACCCCGGGGTGACGACCGTCCTCGCCTCGGAGTACGGCGACGACCTCCCCGGCCTCGCGGTCCTCCTCCCACAGGGCGAGGTCGAGGAGGTCGAGTCGCTGATCGACCCGGGCGGGTTCGACGGAGCGGAGATCTACGCCTCCCGGGTCGGGAGCCTCGTCCTCCTGGGGCTGTTCTTCTCGATCGAGGAGCCCGCACGGGTGATCGGGTTCCAGTCGTACTACCTCCCGAACGAGGCCGAGGGGATGCTCGAGGAGGCGAGGGAGGCGGGCCACCTCTCGGTCCTGCTCCACTCGCAGTACGACGACGAGGTCCTCATCGAGTGCGCCGACCCCGATCTCTTCGTCCCCGAGGCGCTCAGGTGA
- the pdxA gene encoding 4-hydroxythreonine-4-phosphate dehydrogenase PdxA — translation MDNTAPLVGITMGDPAGIGPEVIVGAYPRLVEVAKVVVIGDGSVMRAAVDARESPLAIRAVETVESVRSDPDSIDVLDLANVDDLGYGVVDRAYGAASLAYVERAIELAQAGAIDAITTAPINKQSTKLAGSTHAGHTGMLAEYTGTENYSMMLIEGDLRVTHVSTHVPLREACDLVTTERVYETIAVTEEALSGLGIDEPTIAVAGLNPHASDGGLLGAEDAAEIEPAVERARAAGIDAFGPESPDTVYVSAAGGAADCVVSMYHDQGHIPIKMLGFSDGAEVSGVNMTIGLPIVRTSVDHGTAFDIAGEGIASPTSMIDAVELAARVAGNRE, via the coding sequence ATGGATAACACTGCGCCGCTGGTCGGTATCACGATGGGCGACCCCGCCGGTATCGGTCCGGAGGTGATCGTCGGCGCGTATCCGAGACTCGTCGAGGTCGCGAAGGTCGTCGTTATCGGCGACGGCTCGGTGATGCGTGCGGCGGTCGACGCCCGCGAGTCGCCGCTCGCGATCCGTGCGGTCGAGACGGTCGAGTCCGTCCGCAGCGACCCAGACTCGATCGACGTCCTCGACCTGGCGAACGTCGACGACCTCGGGTACGGCGTCGTCGACCGGGCCTACGGCGCCGCGAGCCTCGCGTACGTCGAGCGGGCGATCGAACTCGCGCAGGCGGGCGCGATCGACGCGATCACGACGGCGCCGATCAACAAGCAGTCGACGAAGCTCGCGGGGAGCACGCACGCCGGGCACACCGGGATGCTCGCGGAGTATACCGGGACGGAGAACTACTCGATGATGCTGATCGAGGGCGATCTCCGCGTCACCCACGTGAGCACGCACGTCCCGCTCCGGGAGGCGTGTGACCTCGTCACGACCGAACGCGTCTACGAGACGATCGCCGTCACGGAGGAGGCGCTCTCCGGGCTCGGGATCGACGAGCCGACGATCGCCGTCGCCGGGCTCAACCCCCACGCCAGCGACGGCGGCTTGCTCGGTGCCGAGGACGCCGCCGAGATCGAGCCCGCGGTCGAGCGAGCGCGGGCGGCGGGGATCGACGCGTTCGGTCCCGAGTCGCCCGACACGGTCTACGTGAGCGCGGCCGGCGGGGCGGCCGACTGCGTCGTCTCGATGTACCACGACCAGGGGCACATCCCGATCAAGATGCTCGGCTTCTCCGACGGCGCCGAGGTCAGCGGCGTCAACATGACGATCGGGCTGCCGATCGTCAGGACCAGCGTCGACCACGGGACGGCGTTCGACATCGCCGGGGAGGGGATCGCCTCGCCGACGAGCATGATCGACGCCGTCGAACTCGCCGCGCGGGTCGCGGGCAACCGGGAGTGA
- a CDS encoding four-carbon acid sugar kinase family protein, whose amino-acid sequence MTGTHSTGGDPDGSDPVRGLVVADDLTGATDTGHQFAARGFETTVRVTDDDGVDCSDVVVHNTDSRYRSEETAADRVSTAIDAHPDAVVYKKVDSTLRGNLVAEIGAAAEATDADLVLVAPAFPATGRVTVGGVHVVEGRPVAETAAGRDPDSPVADSHVPTLLSDLGYPVDHLPLTTVERGADGVRDHLTSLLEAGTGGDDPTVVVCDAARDGHLETLAAAASRPDLTVLYVGSGGLARYVRFEPATAGGVLGVVGSASPRTFDQLGALDEGWVVVVNTDLSVRDPGSAAREAADRAADAMGRHGVAVLTAATSATDVEATLAAGSNAGLTEAETRNRISTVLARSAKTVADRGEIGGLFATGGAVATRLLESLGATGVSLTGREITSGVPVSRIADGPAAGTPFVTKAGAFGDERTIYMALLSLSRHDG is encoded by the coding sequence ATGACGGGGACCCACTCGACCGGAGGGGATCCCGACGGGAGCGACCCGGTTCGTGGCCTGGTCGTCGCCGACGATCTGACGGGGGCGACCGACACCGGTCACCAGTTCGCGGCCAGGGGGTTCGAGACCACCGTCAGGGTGACCGACGACGACGGCGTCGATTGTTCCGACGTGGTGGTTCACAACACGGACTCCCGGTACCGTAGCGAGGAAACCGCAGCGGACCGCGTCTCGACGGCGATCGACGCTCACCCCGACGCCGTCGTCTACAAGAAGGTCGACTCGACGCTCCGGGGAAACCTCGTCGCCGAGATCGGTGCCGCGGCAGAGGCGACGGATGCGGATCTCGTCCTCGTCGCGCCGGCGTTCCCCGCCACGGGTCGCGTGACCGTCGGTGGGGTCCACGTCGTCGAGGGACGGCCGGTCGCGGAGACGGCGGCCGGACGCGATCCCGACAGCCCGGTCGCCGACTCGCACGTCCCCACCCTCCTGAGCGATCTCGGGTATCCCGTCGACCACCTCCCACTCACCACCGTCGAACGGGGAGCCGACGGCGTGAGAGACCACCTCACGTCGCTGCTGGAGGCCGGTACGGGAGGCGACGACCCCACGGTCGTCGTCTGCGACGCGGCCAGGGACGGCCACCTCGAGACGCTCGCGGCGGCGGCATCCCGTCCCGACCTCACCGTACTGTACGTCGGAAGCGGCGGTCTCGCGCGGTACGTTCGGTTCGAGCCCGCGACCGCGGGAGGGGTCCTCGGCGTCGTCGGGAGCGCCAGTCCCCGGACGTTCGACCAGCTCGGGGCGCTGGACGAGGGGTGGGTGGTCGTCGTCAACACCGACCTCTCGGTCCGCGACCCGGGATCGGCCGCCCGCGAGGCGGCCGACCGGGCGGCCGACGCGATGGGTCGACACGGCGTGGCGGTGCTCACGGCCGCGACCTCAGCGACGGACGTGGAGGCGACGCTTGCGGCCGGCTCTAATGCGGGGCTGACCGAAGCCGAGACGCGAAATCGGATCTCCACCGTACTCGCTCGGAGTGCGAAAACGGTCGCCGATAGAGGTGAGATCGGCGGGCTGTTCGCGACCGGCGGTGCGGTGGCGACGCGGCTGCTCGAATCGCTGGGCGCTACCGGCGTCAGTCTCACGGGACGGGAGATCACGAGCGGCGTCCCGGTCTCACGGATCGCGGACGGACCGGCCGCCGGGACGCCGTTCGTCACCAAGGCGGGCGCGTTCGGCGACGAGCGGACAATCTATATGGCGCTGCTGTCGTTATCTCGGCACGATGGATAA
- a CDS encoding polysaccharide deacetylase family protein encodes MRRLPSRRTFLGAIGAASVGLAGCSDGNGDDPDDTDDDDPDDTGDDDPDDTGDDDPDDDEETPEEPEDVTPPAIGHGTLVSDFSEDLESWIAMTGDGVVDGDEEAALVGETAALVRGEGERAGVFRAFDEFDAADQHVSFAVSLEEPMGGHVNVEILAPFQSDSVITRRRIPRELDGWMRMDVGYTQDRGEPDFGSIEEMRIWVDAADGGDDDEEVDDEVDTDDIVEDDAEETDDENDVDEPEEMDETVRFLVDDLRSTPAADRGQVMFTFNGGFESHYTTLFDVMQDRDLQGVIGIVPPTVNVGGRLSIDQMREMRDAGWDMASFPLRNDALPEMESEEKRQVIEGDQSYLEGRGFEEGSRTFIAPYNRIDAEALEVVREVHDCSITFGGSLNAAPPADPHMLSRINAADFGPVEQFTGLAERHNQLLVLSLDEVGDDGDLDEEEFEDLLDFLEDSELDILTASEMLDRRDELL; translated from the coding sequence ATGAGACGACTGCCCTCCCGACGGACGTTCCTCGGCGCGATCGGTGCTGCCTCGGTCGGTCTCGCCGGCTGTTCGGACGGGAACGGCGACGATCCCGACGACACCGACGACGACGATCCCGACGACACCGGCGACGACGATCCCGACGACACCGGCGACGACGATCCCGACGACGACGAGGAGACGCCGGAGGAACCGGAGGACGTCACCCCGCCGGCGATCGGTCACGGGACGCTCGTCTCCGACTTCAGCGAGGACCTCGAGTCCTGGATCGCCATGACCGGCGACGGGGTGGTCGACGGCGACGAGGAGGCGGCACTCGTCGGCGAGACGGCCGCGCTCGTCCGCGGCGAGGGGGAACGAGCGGGGGTCTTCCGGGCGTTCGACGAGTTCGACGCCGCCGACCAGCACGTCTCGTTCGCGGTCAGCCTGGAGGAGCCGATGGGCGGACACGTGAACGTCGAGATTCTCGCCCCGTTCCAGAGCGACAGCGTGATCACCCGCCGACGTATCCCACGGGAGCTCGACGGCTGGATGCGCATGGACGTCGGCTACACGCAGGACCGCGGCGAGCCCGACTTCGGGAGCATAGAGGAGATGCGGATCTGGGTCGACGCAGCCGACGGTGGCGACGACGACGAGGAGGTCGACGACGAGGTCGACACCGACGACATCGTCGAAGACGACGCGGAGGAAACCGACGACGAGAACGACGTCGACGAGCCCGAGGAGATGGACGAGACCGTCCGGTTCCTCGTCGACGACCTCCGGAGCACGCCGGCCGCCGACCGCGGTCAGGTGATGTTCACGTTCAACGGCGGGTTCGAGTCCCACTACACGACGCTGTTCGACGTCATGCAGGACCGTGATTTGCAGGGTGTGATCGGGATCGTCCCGCCCACGGTGAACGTCGGGGGGCGGCTCTCGATCGACCAGATGCGCGAGATGCGCGACGCGGGCTGGGACATGGCCTCGTTCCCCCTGCGAAACGACGCGCTCCCGGAGATGGAGTCCGAGGAGAAGCGGCAGGTGATCGAGGGCGATCAGTCCTACCTCGAGGGCCGCGGGTTCGAGGAGGGTTCGCGGACGTTCATCGCGCCGTACAACCGCATCGATGCGGAGGCGCTCGAGGTCGTCCGCGAGGTCCACGACTGCTCGATCACGTTCGGCGGCTCGCTGAACGCCGCGCCACCAGCCGATCCGCACATGCTCTCGCGGATCAACGCCGCGGACTTCGGACCGGTCGAACAGTTCACCGGGCTCGCCGAACGGCACAACCAGCTGCTCGTGCTCAGTCTCGACGAAGTGGGCGACGACGGCGACCTCGACGAGGAGGAGTTCGAGGACCTCCTCGACTTCCTCGAGGACTCCGAACTCGACATCCTCACCGCGAGCGAGATGCTCGACCGACGCGACGAGCTGCTCTAG
- a CDS encoding DUF6159 family protein: MDRLKTGWTLSKDSFGVIRNHPRLLAFPLLAGLFSAFFFVLFLFPLLVANLFGSGIEYLVLFVLYFVTTFFSTYFSAALVYGANDAFHGREPGVLECLRAVRGRIVPIATWAAIAATVSVLLKALEESDNPVAALLRSVFSVGWSIMTFFVVPVIVFEEVSVTSMFTRSATTFRETWGETIGAGFGITLVVTLIGIALVALALAVSAPVAAVFAGPGIALAAVLVLGAVVTAYVLGQTIWGIAKTALYVYAVEGIAPSEFENFDFETLGGRTERPASPGTVRTPGTVVED, encoded by the coding sequence GTGGACCGGCTGAAGACCGGCTGGACGCTCTCGAAGGACAGTTTCGGCGTCATTCGAAACCACCCTCGTCTGCTGGCGTTCCCGCTGCTCGCCGGCCTGTTCAGCGCGTTCTTCTTCGTCCTCTTCCTGTTTCCGCTGCTCGTCGCGAACCTGTTCGGGAGCGGGATCGAGTACCTCGTGCTCTTCGTCCTCTACTTCGTGACGACCTTCTTCAGCACGTACTTCTCGGCCGCGCTGGTCTACGGCGCGAACGACGCCTTCCACGGGAGGGAGCCCGGGGTGCTCGAGTGTCTCCGGGCGGTGCGGGGACGGATCGTCCCGATCGCGACCTGGGCGGCGATCGCGGCGACGGTGAGCGTCCTCCTCAAGGCCCTCGAGGAGTCGGACAACCCGGTGGCGGCACTCCTCCGGTCTGTCTTCTCGGTCGGCTGGTCGATCATGACGTTCTTCGTCGTCCCGGTGATCGTCTTCGAGGAGGTCTCGGTCACCTCGATGTTCACGCGGAGCGCGACGACCTTTCGGGAGACGTGGGGCGAGACGATCGGTGCCGGCTTCGGCATCACGCTGGTCGTGACGCTGATCGGCATCGCGCTCGTCGCGCTCGCACTCGCCGTCTCGGCTCCCGTCGCGGCCGTCTTCGCCGGACCCGGGATCGCCCTCGCGGCCGTCCTCGTCCTCGGCGCGGTCGTCACCGCCTACGTCCTCGGGCAGACGATCTGGGGGATCGCGAAGACGGCGCTCTACGTCTACGCGGTCGAGGGGATCGCTCCGAGCGAGTTCGAGAACTTCGACTTCGAGACGCTCGGCGGGCGGACCGAGCGACCGGCCTCGCCCGGGACGGTACGGACGCCGGGGACGGTGGTCGAGGACTGA
- a CDS encoding metallophosphoesterase — MTADTDERVYYVISDLHIGGDEQLEEVEFLDELLAFLRRLETTDEDAELVINGDAFGLWEFTSVEGIEKFDVLEGTYPELFEQFERTGENVRITLLPGNHDHELAAYDEYVERFAAYNVELVQEQSIGRPVGEQAIHFEHGHQQDPNNRIEEWGNPYATPLGYYYNTLVTSRAGQLSDRGRYNWLKDVQAVTPTERMPIWLLSKYFYREMNPLLRYSMVPFLLLFNVSVVLALLAGLDLVGLWSAPVDRTTAFLGQFGRAGTAAWFFLALNVAVAGLLVLVGIPLYFIRRDIRRTIDRFGVFETDLTVDPEAPYEEAAREVFADGETTIFCYGHTHRPSVQEVDGGLLVNTGTWLKRLHRRDGITGILPPVFHPSYQLASVRIAPEPEGVSVAYERIKKPSPATEELTRTERFFTVGREPVPELPDRHVVENGASDPAVESIGERSV, encoded by the coding sequence ATGACTGCGGACACGGACGAACGGGTCTACTACGTGATCAGCGACCTCCACATCGGCGGCGACGAGCAGTTAGAGGAGGTCGAGTTCCTCGACGAGCTGCTCGCGTTCCTCCGGCGGCTCGAGACGACCGACGAGGACGCCGAGCTGGTCATCAACGGCGACGCGTTCGGGCTCTGGGAGTTCACGAGCGTCGAGGGGATCGAGAAGTTCGACGTGCTGGAGGGGACCTACCCAGAACTGTTCGAGCAGTTCGAGCGGACCGGCGAGAACGTTCGTATCACGCTGTTGCCGGGCAACCACGACCACGAGCTCGCCGCCTACGACGAGTACGTCGAGCGCTTCGCCGCGTACAACGTCGAGCTGGTCCAGGAGCAGTCGATCGGCCGGCCGGTCGGCGAACAGGCGATCCACTTCGAACACGGCCACCAGCAGGACCCGAACAACCGGATCGAGGAGTGGGGAAACCCCTACGCGACGCCGCTCGGCTACTACTACAACACGCTCGTCACCAGCAGAGCGGGCCAACTCTCCGACCGGGGGCGGTACAACTGGTTGAAGGACGTCCAGGCGGTGACGCCGACCGAACGGATGCCGATCTGGCTGCTCTCGAAGTACTTCTACCGGGAGATGAACCCGCTGCTTCGCTACTCGATGGTCCCGTTTCTCCTCCTGTTCAACGTCAGTGTCGTCCTCGCCCTGCTCGCGGGGCTGGACCTGGTCGGTCTCTGGTCGGCGCCCGTCGATCGAACGACGGCGTTCCTCGGACAGTTCGGCAGGGCAGGGACGGCGGCCTGGTTCTTCCTCGCGCTCAACGTCGCCGTCGCCGGCCTGCTGGTGCTCGTCGGCATCCCCCTCTACTTCATCAGGCGGGACATCCGACGGACGATCGACCGCTTCGGGGTGTTCGAGACCGACCTCACGGTCGACCCCGAAGCGCCGTATGAGGAGGCCGCCCGCGAGGTGTTCGCCGACGGCGAGACGACGATCTTCTGTTACGGTCACACCCACAGACCGTCGGTTCAGGAGGTCGACGGCGGACTGCTCGTCAACACCGGGACGTGGCTCAAACGCCTCCACAGACGGGACGGCATCACGGGCATCCTGCCCCCGGTCTTTCACCCGTCGTACCAGCTCGCCTCGGTGCGTATCGCCCCCGAACCGGAGGGCGTCTCCGTCGCGTACGAGCGGATCAAGAAGCCCAGTCCGGCCACCGAGGAGCTGACGCGCACCGAGCGGTTCTTCACCGTCGGCCGTGAGCCCGTCCCGGAGCTACCCGACCGCCACGTCGTCGAGAACGGGGCGAGCGATCCAGCCGTCGAGTCGATCGGCGAACGCTCCGTGTAG
- a CDS encoding MOSC domain-containing protein: MDGTGTVERVFIAPDAGAEMRERTDVEAVAGSGLRGDRYDGAIETGTFVDWGSEEERPTGYDLTLIEREAIEAVERETGIELAPGEHRRNVETRDAALDHLVGSRFRVGDVVCRGNRLCEPCDHLQRLTADGVLSALVHRGGLRADIVEGGTIRPGDEIVPLD; encoded by the coding sequence ATGGACGGCACCGGCACGGTCGAACGGGTCTTCATCGCCCCGGACGCGGGGGCCGAGATGCGCGAGCGGACCGACGTCGAGGCGGTCGCGGGGAGCGGGCTCCGCGGCGACCGATACGACGGTGCGATCGAGACGGGGACGTTCGTCGACTGGGGGTCGGAGGAAGAGCGTCCGACCGGCTACGACCTCACGCTGATCGAACGGGAGGCGATCGAGGCGGTCGAGCGCGAGACGGGCATCGAACTCGCCCCCGGTGAGCACCGCCGGAACGTCGAGACCCGCGACGCGGCGCTCGATCACCTGGTCGGGAGCCGGTTCCGGGTCGGCGACGTGGTCTGTCGGGGGAACCGCCTCTGCGAGCCGTGTGATCACCTCCAGCGGCTCACCGCTGACGGCGTGTTGAGCGCGTTGGTCCACCGCGGCGGGCTCCGCGCCGACATCGTCGAAGGGGGGACGATCCGTCCCGGCGACGAGATCGTTCCGCTCGACTGA